One genomic window of Citrobacter sp. Marseille-Q6884 includes the following:
- the pagP gene encoding lipid IV(A) palmitoyltransferase PagP, whose translation MVAKRYFLIFSFIFIQLAFMPQVFAEDKGWFDTFKDNVSETWQQPEHYELYVPAITWHARFAYDKDKTDRYNERPWGAGFGQSRWDDKGNWHGLYIMAFKDSYNKWEPIGGYGWEKTWRPLADDNFHMGLGFTAGVTARDNWNYIPVPVLLPLASIGYGPATFQMTYIPGTYNNGNVYFAWMRFQF comes from the coding sequence ATTGTTGCTAAACGATATTTTCTCATTTTCTCATTTATTTTTATTCAGTTAGCCTTTATGCCTCAGGTCTTTGCGGAAGATAAAGGCTGGTTTGATACCTTTAAAGATAATGTCAGTGAAACCTGGCAGCAGCCAGAGCATTATGAACTGTATGTTCCAGCTATTACCTGGCATGCGCGTTTTGCCTACGATAAAGATAAAACGGATCGCTACAATGAACGCCCCTGGGGGGCAGGATTTGGTCAGTCCCGTTGGGATGATAAAGGAAACTGGCACGGGCTTTATATTATGGCGTTTAAGGATTCCTATAATAAGTGGGAACCGATTGGCGGCTATGGCTGGGAAAAAACCTGGCGTCCGCTGGCTGATGATAACTTCCATATGGGACTGGGTTTTACGGCGGGTGTCACCGCGCGTGATAACTGGAACTACATTCCGGTGCCTGTGCTGCTTCCGCTGGCATCGATTGGTTATGGCCCGGCAACGTTTCAGATGACCTACATTCCAGGCACGTATAACAATGGTAATGTCTACTTTGCGTGGATGCGTTTTCAGTTTTGA
- the cspE gene encoding transcription antiterminator/RNA stability regulator CspE — MSKIKGNVKWFNESKGFGFITPEDGSKDVFVHFSAIQTNGFKTLAEGQRVEFEITNGAKGPSAANVIAL, encoded by the coding sequence ATGTCTAAGATTAAAGGTAACGTTAAGTGGTTTAATGAGTCCAAAGGATTCGGTTTCATTACTCCGGAAGATGGCAGCAAAGACGTGTTCGTACACTTCTCTGCAATCCAGACCAATGGTTTTAAAACTCTGGCTGAAGGTCAGCGCGTAGAGTTCGAAATCACTAACGGTGCCAAAGGCCCTTCTGCTGCAAACGTAATCGCTCTGTAA
- the crcB gene encoding fluoride efflux transporter CrcB — translation MLQLLLAVFIGGGTGSVARWMLSMRFNPLHQAIPFGTLAANLIGAFIIGMGLAWFNRMTNIDPMWKVLITTGFCGGLTTFSTFSAEVVFLLQDGRFGWAMVNVLVNLLGSFAMTALAFWLVSASTAH, via the coding sequence GTGTTACAACTCCTTTTAGCGGTTTTTATTGGTGGCGGCACGGGTAGTGTAGCGAGATGGATGTTGAGTATGCGATTTAATCCGCTTCACCAGGCCATTCCCTTCGGAACGCTGGCGGCAAACCTGATTGGCGCGTTTATCATTGGTATGGGACTGGCGTGGTTCAACCGGATGACAAACATTGACCCCATGTGGAAAGTCTTGATAACCACGGGCTTTTGCGGAGGGCTGACGACGTTTTCTACATTCTCGGCAGAAGTCGTGTTTCTGCTCCAGGACGGGCGCTTTGGCTGGGCGATGGTGAATGTGTTGGTTAACTTGCTGGGATCGTTTGCGATGACCGCGCTGGCGTTCTGGCTGGTTTCCGCCTCCACCGCGCATTGA
- a CDS encoding deaminated glutathione amidase gives MFVAAGQFAVGPLWEKNAETCALLMSQAAGEGVSLLVLPEALLARDDHDPDLSVKSAQLLEGGFLTRLLRESAQNDMTTILTLHVPSLPGRAFNMLVALRGGEVVAHYAKLHLYDAFSIQESRNVDAGDAIAPLLEVDGLKVGLMTCYDLRFPELALAHALQGAEILVLPAAWVRGALKEHHWATLLAARALDATCYLIAAGECGNKNIGQSRIIDPFGVTIAAAAETPALIMTEISAERVRQVRAQLPVLRNRRFAPPQLL, from the coding sequence ATGTTTGTTGCAGCAGGGCAATTTGCCGTGGGCCCTTTATGGGAAAAAAATGCAGAAACGTGCGCCTTACTGATGTCCCAGGCAGCAGGAGAGGGCGTATCGTTGTTGGTATTGCCTGAGGCGTTGCTGGCGCGTGACGATCACGACCCTGACCTGTCGGTGAAATCCGCCCAGTTGTTGGAAGGGGGATTTCTGACGCGATTGCTGCGTGAAAGTGCGCAAAATGACATGACCACGATTCTGACCCTACATGTCCCCTCATTACCTGGCCGGGCGTTTAACATGCTGGTCGCGTTACGCGGTGGGGAAGTGGTCGCGCATTACGCCAAACTGCATCTCTATGACGCCTTTTCCATTCAAGAGTCGCGCAATGTTGATGCAGGCGACGCTATAGCGCCATTACTGGAGGTCGACGGGTTAAAAGTAGGGTTAATGACCTGCTACGATTTGCGCTTTCCTGAGCTGGCGTTAGCTCACGCGCTACAGGGCGCTGAAATCCTGGTTCTGCCTGCTGCGTGGGTTCGGGGAGCGCTGAAAGAGCACCATTGGGCGACGTTGCTGGCAGCAAGAGCACTTGACGCCACCTGTTACCTGATTGCAGCCGGCGAATGCGGTAATAAAAACATTGGTCAAAGCCGGATTATTGACCCCTTTGGCGTGACGATTGCCGCCGCCGCAGAAACGCCCGCACTGATCATGACGGAGATTTCAGCCGAACGGGTGAGGCAAGTCAGAGCGCAACTTCCCGTCTTACGTAACCGGCGCTTTGCGCCACCGCAATTATTATGA